The following coding sequences are from one Daphnia pulex isolate KAP4 chromosome 11, ASM2113471v1 window:
- the LOC124208014 gene encoding protein MIX23-like — protein MAEAGDKSICYDILQFQETLRRMRTLDDKIIYTFNTSMPTDSFKGQFNASATCKHLHDELQSNYTSRENKIKQCIDVLASEVRSLKQEKDSRPDNIQLLKHLRREQTSLRLLQTELGVEEVIKERTMKVFHEHCRNYYKLPDASS, from the exons ATGGCAGAAGCCGGGGATAAATCAATTTGTTATGATATCTTACAATTTCAA GAAACCCTCAGAAGGATGAGGACGTTGGACGATAAGATCATTTACACTTTCAATACATCAATGCCAACAGACTCTTTTAAAGGGCAGTTCAATGCATCAGCTACTTGCAAGCATTTACACGATGAG TTACAGAGTAATTATACCAGTAGGGAGAACAAAATCAAGCAGTGCATTGACGTGTTGGCCAGCGAGGTTCGTTCGCTTAAGCAGGAAAAAGACTCGCGTCCCGACAATATTCAATTGCTCAAACACTTGAGGAGGGAACAGACTTCCCTTCGCCTTCTACAAACCGAACTCGGAGTGGAGGAAGTCATCAAAGAAAGAACAATGAAGGTCTTTCACGAACATTGCCGCAATTATTATAAGCTTCCCGATGCCTCATCATAG
- the LOC124208010 gene encoding pseudouridylate synthase 7 homolog, with translation MFYQRKNKNKDKNKNKNKDKNKDLKKKEESQKSINRRINDNKSSLKSAVTEYVSHNYAFSAIVKQSYFDFQVHEISIDGKVVHLTEPLTQEYEEKRRYLDLVGKRLNPYKLTEFVMCKENMTMMEALLILKISDGTPKLKMERIMTSESIDRCQDRRSITSQLVTIRNENFNVERLCRELKSQSNIAVGNFRLVHKRVKQGHLKGNRFIMALRNVIGYKHHIVAKLESLKNVGFINYNGNKCYVNAPMQLIGKNVLLQEWQTVFHLLSELPVSALMSDLPVEFKQLHNIPLARLVDYTLPQKVRKDIQIFDKSLRPIWVEDVRKFVLNLKSHNNHNSDITMETIPAKIRLFCIIAYQRFLWDAVVSKRIAKFGLKPIAGDLVYVPVSDGGEDNVVQVEANNLSSNYTGDDDESSNSRHQWKLNFVSKNNLHNYTIYDIVLPLPGYNILYPVNEVAGWYKDLLLADGLSETDFEISDKDFALENLAYNFSATYRPLILKPSDVKWRFERYNDKSRSLIPSDLDRMKNSQPLCSEVKGGRYLALILELSLPTSSNVSMALREITKTDMSAEFQTSLTDLLAEMPQKGAACWHKSYVKYLEKKTERDQKRKRSEPTSKTPMESQWKNRKLKRAMESTSKAEDPHTTPLEEEQQISNTNVSVANHADKEVELKRKTSQALCQDSASLEDAEMKQIELEPSCSNKSAPIALDRPTIFVVEKMKIKEEPSTSHQRQEETSNPLIKASEKQIIFVDLTSD, from the exons ATGTTCTATcaaaggaagaataaaaataaagataaaaataaaaataaaaataaagataaaaataaagatttaaagaaaaaggaagaatctCAGAAAAGTATTAATCGCCGCATAAATGATAACAAATCTTCTTTAAAGAGTGCCGTAACCGAATACGTTTCCCATAACTATGCTTTTTCGGCTATTGTGAAACAAAGCTACTTTGATTTTCAG GTACATGAAATCAGCATTGATGGAAAAGTTGTTCATTTAACAGAACCATTAACTCAAgaatatgaagaaaaacgaCGATATTTAGACCTCGTTGGAAAACGGTTGAATCCCTACAAGTTAACTGAGTTTGTCATGTGTAAAGAAAACATGACCATGATGGAAGCGCTACTCATACTAAAAATTAGTGATGGAACACCCAA gttgaaaatggaaagaattaTGACTTCGGAGTCTATAGACAGATGTCAAGATAGAAGATCAATAACCAGTCAACTGGTCACgattagaaatgaaaattttaatgtgGAAAGGCTTTGTCGTGAATTGAAATCTCAATCAAATATTGCTGTTGGAAATTTCCGTTTAGTCCATAAGCGGGTTAAGCAGGGCCATTTGAAG GGTAATCGTTTCATCATGGCACTAAGGAATGTTATCGGCTACAAGCACCATATAGTGGCTAAATTAGAGTCGCTGAAAAATGTGGGGTTCATAAATTATAATGGAAACAAGTGCTATGTTAACGCACCAATGCAGTTAATCgggaaaaatgtgttgttgCAGGAATGGCAGACA gtttttcatttattatcaGAGCTCCCTGTTTCAGCCTTGATGTCAGATCTACCCGTCGAATTTAAACAACTTCACAATATTCCGCTGGCTCGCCTCGTTGATTACACATTACCACAGAAAGTCCGCAAGGATATACAAATATTCGATAAGTCGTTACGGCCGATTTGGGTGGAAGATGTGCGTAAATTCGTGTTAAATCTGAAATCacataataatcataattcAGACATCACTATGGAAACG ATTCCTGCTAAAATACGGTTATTTTGCATAATAGCCTATCAAAGGTTTTTGTGGGACGCTGTTGTTTCCAAGCGTATCGCCAAGTTTGGATTGAAGCCAATCGCAGGTGACCTGGTTTACGTTCCAGTCAGTGACGGCGGCGAAGACAACGTCGTTCAAGTGGAAGCCAACAACCTATCGTCTAATTACACAGGAGATGATGACGAGTCCAGCAATAGTCGTCATCAGTGGAAACTAAATTTCGTCAGTAAAAACAACCTTCACAACTACACTATCTACGATATTGTCCTACCGCTTCCTGGTTACAATATCCTTTATCCGGTCAATGAAGTTGCCGGTTGGTATAAAGACCTTTTACTAGCGGATGGGCTGTCGGAGACGGATTTCGAAATAAGCGACAA AGACTTCGCTCTTGAAAATTTGGCATATAACTTTTCAGCAACCTATCGGCCTCTGATTTTGAAGCCGTCTGATGTGAAATGGAGATTTGAGCGTTATAATGATAAATCACGGAGTCTAATACCCTCCGACTTGGATCGTATGAAAAATTCTCAGCCACTTTGTTCTGAGGTTAAAG GTGGCAGGTACCTTGCACTCATACTTGAGTTAAGTCTACCAACATCCTCCAATGTCAGTATGGCCCTGAGGGAGATCACAAAGACGGACATGAGTGCCGAATTTCAAACCTCCCTCACCGACCTGTTGGCAGAAATGCCCCAAAAAGGAGCTGCTTGCTGGCACAAGTCATACGTTAAGTACTTGGAGAAGAAAACGGAGCGGGATCAAAAACGAAAGCGTTCAGAACCAACTAGCAAGACTCCTATGGAATCCCAGTGGAAAAACAGGAAGCTGAAAAGAGCTATGGAATCTACTTCTAAAGCCGAAGACCCCCATACAACCCCATTGGAGGAAGAGCAGCAAATCAGTAACACAAATGTATCAGTAGCAAATCATGCTGACAAAGAAGTTGAATTGAAACGTAAAACGAGCCAAGCGCTTTGTCAAGACAGCGCATCCTTAGAAGACGCCGAGATGAAGCAAATCGAGCTAGAGCCGAGTTGTAGCAATAAATCTGCACCAATAGCCCTCGACAGACCGACCATATTTGTAgtggagaaaatgaaaattaaagaagagCCAAGCACGAGCCATCAGCGTCAAGAAGAAACTAGCAACCCCTTGATAAAAGCATCTGAGAAGCAAATAATATTCGTCGATCTCACGTCTGATTAA
- the LOC124208013 gene encoding UPF0389 protein CG9231-like isoform X1, protein MASQLTKTSIVAKRLMSDSARYISPVSQLGQIAHKVSPFEQRLLVWSGQFKKTSEVPSLVSNAVIENARSHFRIKVNLIVAGAAIFGSFLMVISGKNAAHRGENINEYNAEWHRRYNEAHKYDPIQNDHH, encoded by the exons ATGGCATCTCAACTCACCAAGACAAGCATTGTTGCTAAGCGCCTCATGTCCGACTCTGCTCGATACATTTCGCCAGTCTCCCAACTTG GTCAAATTGCCCACAAAGTCAGCCCCTTTGAGCAGCGATTGCTCGTCTGGAGTGGCCAGTTCAAGAAGACCTCCGAAGTTCCTTCTCTCGTCTC GAACGCAGTGATTGAGAACGCTCGCAGCCACTTCCGGATCAAGGTGAATCTGATCGTCGCCGGAGCTGCCATCTTCGGCTCTTTCCTGATGGTCATCAGCGGCAAGAACGCCGCCCATCGCGGTGAGAACATCAACGAATACAACGCCGAATGGCACCGACGATACAACGAGGCTCACAAATACGATCCTATTCAAAACGATCATCATTAA
- the LOC124208011 gene encoding uncharacterized protein LOC124208011 isoform X1 — protein MAKRNKHKKALAASTKKENHQTIHHENVLGPVTEAQVGIQEYAKKGKQFSAHLKQCNSDFQVHEISMDGKIVHLTDLSQLNPEQKKERFSVRRKSQDNAVPHVSSYTEFVLYMENQETVDANFVLAKIAKKNKIHSPEFMTACSTHEKGTITSQLVTANKNLDPTKMKCDLKSKSKSKLAFGNFTFTDKPVQQGSLKGNRFVIALRNVNGDKIQIDSNLKSLKEYGFINYYGTECFGTRTHLIGKQLLLNQWKEAIDLIAEVFKGHEHLHSMETQLLSYMKNHGGDLVGALNTIPFEMRLSYIHAYQSFIWNSIVSKRIAEFGVKPILGDLVYARSVDELQEMGNDESNSSNQSECSNPTIVSIDRNNIPNYTIADVVLPLPGYDVTYPNNEVADWYKDLLLADGLSEVDFERSAKNHSLSGAYRHLILKPSDFNWRFLWYTNPTERLILSDLDRLEKTQFLHTAVTEVQTDQEKRITRSGQLKLKNSPMPKTLESPEPVKKKPVLSPSGDSEDDSDAKPMSYDEKKQLSSNIRLLPGKKLGRVVHILRSLEPKLAGWDPDEVVLDFEALQPLTLRSLETYVESCLSPKPLKTYGKNQSDIKMEETLELKENFTPKKVHRKVAENVKDAECLVSQVGSGIGLSSNASALTDLETGDDINYLGLILEFNLPPSSYASMVVREIMKVDNSAVLGKQNDPIQHSSQATLKSSDSEGSRKKKPRIHETVDASEITSSSEASMTTRGKRLMKLCDLS, from the exons ATGgcaaaacgaaacaaacataAAAAGGCTTTAGCTGCTTctacaaagaaagaaaaccatcAGACAATCCATCATGAAAATGTACTAGGCCCAGTGACGGAAGCTCAAGTTGGTATACAAGAATAcgccaaaaaaggaaaacagttTTCAGCTCATTTGAAGCAATGTAATTCAGATTTCCAG GTTCATGAAATTAGCATGGATGGGAAGATTGTCCATTTAACAGATCTCAGTCAGCTGAACCctgaacagaaaaaagaaagattttcaGTGAGAAGAAAGTCCCAAGATAATGCAGTGCCACATGTATCTTCATACACTGAATTTGTATTGTACAtggaaaatcaagaaacagTTGATGCAAATTTTGTACTTGCCAAAATcgccaagaaaaataa GATACATTCACCGGAATTCATGACTGCCTGTTCAACACATGAAAAAGGAACAATCACTAGTCAGCTCGTAACTGCTAATAAGAATTTAGATCcaacgaaaatgaaatgcgATTTGAAATCCAAGTCCAAGTCCAAGTTAGCTTTCGGAAATTTTACCTTTACCGACAAACCAGTCCAACAAGGAAGTCTGAAG GGTAATCGTTTCGTCATTGCATTGAGGAATGTTAACGGTGATAAGATTCAAATCGATTCGAATCTCAAGTCACTGAAAGAATACggttttataaattattatgGAACTGAATGTTTTGGAACAAGGACTCACTTAATTGGAAAACAACTATTATTAAACCAGTGGAAAGAA GCTATCGATTTGATTGCAGAGGTATTCAAGGGGCATGAGCACTTGCACTCAATGGAAACCCAGCTCTTATCTTACATGAAGAATCATGGTGGAGATCTCGTTGGCGCTTTGAATACT ATCCCCTTTGAAATGCGGCTTTCTTATATTCATGCCTATCAAAGTTTCATCTGGAACAGTATCGTTTCTAAGCGTATTGCAGAATTTGGTGTAAAGCCGATTCTAGGCGATTTAGTTTATGCTCGAAGCGTTGACGAACTTCAAGAAATGGGCAATGATGAAAGCAATTCCAGTAACCAATCGGAATGCAGTAATCCAACAATCGTGTCCATCGACAGAAACAACATCCCGAACTACACAATAGCCGATGTTGTGTTACCGCTTCCGGGTTACGATGTAACTTATCCTAACAACGAGGTTGCCGATTGGTATAAAGATCTTCTACTAGCGGATGGGCTGTCGGAGGTGGATTTCGAAAGAAGCGCCAA AAATCATAGCCTTTCTGGAGCGTACCGTCACCTGATTTTGAAGCCTTCCGATTTCAACTGGAGATTTTTATGGTACACTAATCCAACGGAGAGGCTTATATTATCTGATTTGGATCGACTGGAAAAGACTCAGTTCCTACACACGGCAGTGACAG AGGTGCAAACGGACCAGGAAAAG AGGATTACTAGGAGTGGTCAACTAAAACTAAAGAATTCCCCAATGCCAAAAACCTTGGAGTCACCAGAGCCAGTTAAGAAGAAACCCGTTCTTTCTCCTTCAGGTGATTCGGAAGACGATAGCGACGCCAAACCAATGTCGtacgacgaaaaaaaacaattgagttCTAACATCAGATTGCTTCCAG GTAAAAAGCTTGGACGAGTAGTCCATATTTTGCGTTCACTTGAGCCAAAGTTAGCTGGTTGGGATCCTGATGAAGTTGTACTAGATTTTGAAGCTCTTCAACCGCTGACTCTCCGATCACTTGAAACATACGTGGAATCTTGTCTAAGCCCGAAGCCTCTTAAAACATACG GAAAAAACCAATCGGATATAAAGATGGAAGAGACATTGGAGCTAAaggaaaattttacacccaagAAGGTTCATCGCAAAG TTGCAGAAAATGTCAAAGACGCTGAATGCCTTGTTAGTCAAGTTGGTTCCGGCATTGGATTGAGTTCTAATGCTTCAGCTCTCACGGATTTGGAAACGG GTGATGATATTAATTATCTCGGTCTTATTCTCGAATTCAACCTACCGCCGTCATCTTACGCCTCCATGGTCGTTAGAGAAATCATGAAGGTAGACAACAGTGCAGTGTTGGGGAAACAAAACGATCCCATCCAACATTCTTCACAAGCAACGTTGAAGTCCTCAGACTCGGAGGGATCCCGGAAGAAAAAGCCTAGAATTCACGAAACTGTCGACGCCAGCGAGATCACATCATCAAGCGAAGCATCGATGACAACCCGGGGAAAGCGATTGATGAAGCTGTGCGATTTAAGTTGA
- the LOC124208011 gene encoding uncharacterized protein LOC124208011 isoform X2, whose product MAKRNKHKKALAASTKKENHQTIHHENVLGPVTEAQVGIQEYAKKGKQFSAHLKQCNSDFQVHEISMDGKIVHLTDLSQLNPEQKKERFSVRRKSQDNAVPHVSSYTEFVLYMENQETVDANFVLAKIAKKNKIHSPEFMTACSTHEKGTITSQLVTANKNLDPTKMKCDLKSKSKSKLAFGNFTFTDKPVQQGSLKGNRFVIALRNVNGDKIQIDSNLKSLKEYGFINYYGTECFGTRTHLIGKQLLLNQWKEAIDLIAEVFKGHEHLHSMETQLLSYMKNHGGDLVGALNTIPFEMRLSYIHAYQSFIWNSIVSKRIAEFGVKPILGDLVYARSVDELQEMGNDESNSSNQSECSNPTIVSIDRNNIPNYTIADVVLPLPGYDVTYPNNEVADWYKDLLLADGLSEVDFERSAKNHSLSGAYRHLILKPSDFNWRFLWYTNPTERLILSDLDRLEKTQFLHTAVTEVQTDQEKRITRSGQLKLKNSPMPKTLESPEPVKKKPVLSPSGDSEDDSDAKPMSYDEKKQLSSNIRLLPGKKLGRVVHILRSLEPKLAGWDPDEVVLDFEALQPLTLRSLETYVESCLSPKPLKTYGKNQSDIKMEETLELKENFTPKKVHRKENVKDAECLVSQVGSGIGLSSNASALTDLETGDDINYLGLILEFNLPPSSYASMVVREIMKVDNSAVLGKQNDPIQHSSQATLKSSDSEGSRKKKPRIHETVDASEITSSSEASMTTRGKRLMKLCDLS is encoded by the exons ATGgcaaaacgaaacaaacataAAAAGGCTTTAGCTGCTTctacaaagaaagaaaaccatcAGACAATCCATCATGAAAATGTACTAGGCCCAGTGACGGAAGCTCAAGTTGGTATACAAGAATAcgccaaaaaaggaaaacagttTTCAGCTCATTTGAAGCAATGTAATTCAGATTTCCAG GTTCATGAAATTAGCATGGATGGGAAGATTGTCCATTTAACAGATCTCAGTCAGCTGAACCctgaacagaaaaaagaaagattttcaGTGAGAAGAAAGTCCCAAGATAATGCAGTGCCACATGTATCTTCATACACTGAATTTGTATTGTACAtggaaaatcaagaaacagTTGATGCAAATTTTGTACTTGCCAAAATcgccaagaaaaataa GATACATTCACCGGAATTCATGACTGCCTGTTCAACACATGAAAAAGGAACAATCACTAGTCAGCTCGTAACTGCTAATAAGAATTTAGATCcaacgaaaatgaaatgcgATTTGAAATCCAAGTCCAAGTCCAAGTTAGCTTTCGGAAATTTTACCTTTACCGACAAACCAGTCCAACAAGGAAGTCTGAAG GGTAATCGTTTCGTCATTGCATTGAGGAATGTTAACGGTGATAAGATTCAAATCGATTCGAATCTCAAGTCACTGAAAGAATACggttttataaattattatgGAACTGAATGTTTTGGAACAAGGACTCACTTAATTGGAAAACAACTATTATTAAACCAGTGGAAAGAA GCTATCGATTTGATTGCAGAGGTATTCAAGGGGCATGAGCACTTGCACTCAATGGAAACCCAGCTCTTATCTTACATGAAGAATCATGGTGGAGATCTCGTTGGCGCTTTGAATACT ATCCCCTTTGAAATGCGGCTTTCTTATATTCATGCCTATCAAAGTTTCATCTGGAACAGTATCGTTTCTAAGCGTATTGCAGAATTTGGTGTAAAGCCGATTCTAGGCGATTTAGTTTATGCTCGAAGCGTTGACGAACTTCAAGAAATGGGCAATGATGAAAGCAATTCCAGTAACCAATCGGAATGCAGTAATCCAACAATCGTGTCCATCGACAGAAACAACATCCCGAACTACACAATAGCCGATGTTGTGTTACCGCTTCCGGGTTACGATGTAACTTATCCTAACAACGAGGTTGCCGATTGGTATAAAGATCTTCTACTAGCGGATGGGCTGTCGGAGGTGGATTTCGAAAGAAGCGCCAA AAATCATAGCCTTTCTGGAGCGTACCGTCACCTGATTTTGAAGCCTTCCGATTTCAACTGGAGATTTTTATGGTACACTAATCCAACGGAGAGGCTTATATTATCTGATTTGGATCGACTGGAAAAGACTCAGTTCCTACACACGGCAGTGACAG AGGTGCAAACGGACCAGGAAAAG AGGATTACTAGGAGTGGTCAACTAAAACTAAAGAATTCCCCAATGCCAAAAACCTTGGAGTCACCAGAGCCAGTTAAGAAGAAACCCGTTCTTTCTCCTTCAGGTGATTCGGAAGACGATAGCGACGCCAAACCAATGTCGtacgacgaaaaaaaacaattgagttCTAACATCAGATTGCTTCCAG GTAAAAAGCTTGGACGAGTAGTCCATATTTTGCGTTCACTTGAGCCAAAGTTAGCTGGTTGGGATCCTGATGAAGTTGTACTAGATTTTGAAGCTCTTCAACCGCTGACTCTCCGATCACTTGAAACATACGTGGAATCTTGTCTAAGCCCGAAGCCTCTTAAAACATACG GAAAAAACCAATCGGATATAAAGATGGAAGAGACATTGGAGCTAAaggaaaattttacacccaagAAGGTTCATCGCAAAG AAAATGTCAAAGACGCTGAATGCCTTGTTAGTCAAGTTGGTTCCGGCATTGGATTGAGTTCTAATGCTTCAGCTCTCACGGATTTGGAAACGG GTGATGATATTAATTATCTCGGTCTTATTCTCGAATTCAACCTACCGCCGTCATCTTACGCCTCCATGGTCGTTAGAGAAATCATGAAGGTAGACAACAGTGCAGTGTTGGGGAAACAAAACGATCCCATCCAACATTCTTCACAAGCAACGTTGAAGTCCTCAGACTCGGAGGGATCCCGGAAGAAAAAGCCTAGAATTCACGAAACTGTCGACGCCAGCGAGATCACATCATCAAGCGAAGCATCGATGACAACCCGGGGAAAGCGATTGATGAAGCTGTGCGATTTAAGTTGA
- the LOC124208013 gene encoding uncharacterized protein LOC124208013 isoform X2, with translation MGPTRRIKRRPLRSFESNRLSAPTSSNAKQFYCIFKLSFLKVISQRFFKKSSIIKMASQLTKTSIVAKRLMSDSARYISPVSQLGQIAHKVSPFEQRLLVWSGQFKKTSEVPSLVSNAVIENARSHFRIKVNLIVAGAAIFGSFLMVISGKNAAHRGENINEYNAEWHRRYNEAHKYDPIQNDHH, from the exons ATGGGACCGACTCGGCGTATAAAAAGGCGGCCCCTTCGCTCATTCGAATCAAACCGTCTCTCAGCTCCAACCAGCTCAAACGCAAAGCAATTCTATTGCATCTTCAaactctcttttttgaaagttATTTCCCAacgttttttcaaaaaaag TTCCATCATCAAAATGGCATCTCAACTCACCAAGACAAGCATTGTTGCTAAGCGCCTCATGTCCGACTCTGCTCGATACATTTCGCCAGTCTCCCAACTTG GTCAAATTGCCCACAAAGTCAGCCCCTTTGAGCAGCGATTGCTCGTCTGGAGTGGCCAGTTCAAGAAGACCTCCGAAGTTCCTTCTCTCGTCTC GAACGCAGTGATTGAGAACGCTCGCAGCCACTTCCGGATCAAGGTGAATCTGATCGTCGCCGGAGCTGCCATCTTCGGCTCTTTCCTGATGGTCATCAGCGGCAAGAACGCCGCCCATCGCGGTGAGAACATCAACGAATACAACGCCGAATGGCACCGACGATACAACGAGGCTCACAAATACGATCCTATTCAAAACGATCATCATTAA